The sequence tgatgcattatgtaacgagaaaagagacttgccggtaacgagattgaactaggtattggataccgacgatcgaatctcgggcaagtaacataccgatgacaaagggaacaacgtatgttgttatgcggtttgaccgataaagatcttcgtagaatatgtaggagccaatatgagcatccaggttccgctattggttattgaccaagaatagttctaggtcatgtctacatagttctcgaacccgtagggtctgcacgcttaaggtttcgatgacagttatattatgagtttatgagttttgatgtacagaaggagttcggagtcccggatgtgatcggggacatgacgaggagtctcgaaatggtcgagacgtaaagatcgatatattggacgactatattcggacttcggaaaggttccgagtgaatcgggtatttttcggagtaccggagagttacgggaattcgccggggagtatatgggccttattgggccatacgggaatagaggagggaggctgaaaggaaggaggcacgcagcccccctctggtccgaattggacaaggggtgcggccccttttttccttcctcctctccccctctttccccttctcctactccaacaaggaaggtggaatcctactaggactagggagtcctagtaggactccacacttggcgtgccccctcctagggccggcctcctccccccttgctcctttatatacgggggcaagggggcaccccatgacacacaagttgatctacagatcgttccttagccgtgtgcggtgcccgcctccaccatattccacctcggtcatatcgtcgcggagtttaggcgaagccctgcgccggtagagcatcatcatcgtcaccacgccgtcgtgctgacggaactcatccccgaagctttgctggatcggagcccggggatcatcatcgagctgaacgtgtgctgaactcggaggtgccgtacgttcggtacttggatcggtcggatcgtgaagacgtacgactacatcaaccgcgttgtcataacgcttccacttacggtctacgagggtacgtggacaacactctctcctctcgttgctatgccatcaccatgatcttgcgtgtacgtaggaattttttttgaaattactacgttccctaacacgtggacctcgccaggagtggcgtgaccgacctcgcgaggatcgctggcaggactagcctcgcgagggcgtctggagggatcatcctcgcgacgatcgcccgcagggcaacgcaggccttcctcctgtGCCGCCGCCGctaagaaggaatgatgaccatcatcaagacgaggggttgggggcttccaggagtcgcATGCTAtctcttgcatcttgggcggagctcaggccccagcctctcagggcatcttcaagtagtttgctcgcgaggtgaacgcaatcctccccaagctcgaggccacgcgcccgctcaggtggtccaagtgcgccatcaccttcagttcagcagatcaactcaagtgtgcagctactgctggcgtcctcccgatgctttgctccccagtcatcagcaaggtgcaagtcaccaggaccctcatcgatggcggcgcagggctcaatgttctgtccatcaagatgttcgacaaccttcaagtgccatacgatcagctccagccgaccaagcctttcccaggagtcaccgatggttccaccactccgatagggcaggtccgcctccctatcaccttcggccagcgcgacaactaccgcaccgagctcatcgacttcgatgtcacccacatccgcctaccgtacaatgccatccttgggtatccagccctggccaagttcatggcggtgacccatcatggctacaatgtcctcaagatgccaggaagcggcgggatcatcacagccccctgcgaagagaaagatgtggtgtgctccctcgagcgcgccttccaagctgcatcaatcgaggacctaGACCGTAGGGGCAAGGATCCTTCTAAggtagtccccaagaagaagaagacaccgctCAGCTTTAGGCCTCGggaggttggcatctcaggaggTGCCGCGTCTGGATCCGTGCCCgggcaaggggcgcctccctccatcgcataggaaggcgcgcccgacgccgtcctcgggcagggctcgggggctcacttctggagggcctcagactttgccaaaatcacgagggaggcactcaggcaccacttggaggtgtgcttcgcggCCCGTTTCCCTCAGGAGGTCTCAGGGCGTGGAGAGCCCAacattcaggagttcatcaccaagactactcaggagcttcaggaagcaagagccatgcgtggcgaccgcTGCTTGCCTggcgtggccccccatccaggcgaggacgatgggatgcacgtctgcatcgacgtcccagggctcaacccagccgcatctcaggagcgcctctggccttcgcgtgtgggatgctgcgagggtccgccacacagctacgttcgcatgcctttcggcctgccaaacgcGGCTGCCACCTTCCAGCGCCACCTGTAGAGCATCCTGGCggttcaggaggccaggcatcacatggtcctagcggagatggagacagTCCTCGAGGAGCCACCTGGTCCcgcagagcctcccaaggctccgagttccggtggctcatgaggatcggcgtCTTCACCGCGCATCTTCAGCCATATCCGCAactactccaacaccccctctacagcggtaccaggtgacatcttccaagttcatttcagctgggagcgcccttagggctacatcattcctaggccgcgtgggttcgtccctgcggcatgtatcccttttgcttatgcctttagtttaccttgttgggggcgcccctcgagctgcatcatccccaagccgcttgggcctgacccagtggcatgcatCCATTCTGCCTTTATCtgagctgatttgcctttcatgcttaacctaccTGAGATTATCGCCTGTTCGGTTGACATCTACCACGGGAGTTTCTCATgttggcacgacgcttgcgcatgagtccatccctgcaacgtcgacaaatctaggtggtcgagctctggcccgtgACAGCCAcgcaagcgtcacctcaccaggccctcaatgcccttgcctctctctctctcgaaacaGCCAATGGTCGGCCAGCAATCGTAATGGCAACCCGTGTTTCTCTCGTGCTGATttacaggaacctcctgaggatTTCAGCGGGTGGCAACGCGAGCTCCCTATCTCTTTTTCATACGAtccacttgcgcgttaaaagggggggctcctgagcatcgcgactcaggagctcttactggctctccagccctcccccctagccttgaccacgacatcgcgacctggcataccagcggtggctaagctcgctcgagggccgggacctgaggacgtagagtacGAAGGAGAGTGTGGGAAAGAAAGGGAAATCTCGCGAGGGCCTAACCTAATTGTGCCACAGACGCCGACGCTCTAGTCCGGTGTGACACAAGGAAGCGACTCCATATTTCAAAGATAAGTTTCATGCCTGGAACAGCTAATCGATGCAGCGTGGAACCCTACTTGATGCGGCTCTGTGATGGcaatgttgccttcctttctcacctttcgttggttgcttgcacgctaaaggggacctcctgagcatcgtgcctcaggggctcttactggacctcgagacgctcaccccctggccttaaccacggcatcgcgacctgacatacGAGCGACGggtgcagcctgcctggggaccgggacctgtcagcgtagagcgctaagccttcgcgaggctagaaagggggaaccaagccaggACAGGACATGCATTCGCATGATTTCATAATAAGGatcacatcacaaaaatacatcacATACCCTTTACATGCTCCCCCACGGGGTGCCTTTTTTTCGATTCCtagcagggaacaaaagacgagaatcCTAAGGGGCCCTAACTACCCGCGCCTCCATGGCCGACGcgtcatcaatagtgggccacgggaggccgacgccaaccccatctagatcagctGTGGTTGCGGCCTGATGCTGCCGCCTTGCTCCGGGCGTGGtgcgagctcgggggcacgtagctgtcgtcgcttgtctcaggagtcatgaagagctcgggagagTCATTGGACTCCCGAGCATCGCTGATGCTGCCGAAGGAGCCGTTGGGGAAGCGAGCGGCAGGCCTAGCCCCTACCACGTCGATGTCCTAACCtcctcctctggggcagcactctagGTGGCGGCCTTCTGTGTCAAAGACTTTGAAGGACAataaggaggcgccatcgtattcaaaatgaatcacgagggAGCCCCccgtccggcagacccgggcgacttcgccccagcctcgggtcatgaagacttTGCCCGGGGCAACGACTTCAACCTCTGCCTCGGTCGCCGGAGCgccacagtcggcgtgctgcagccaaaattcgagaggccccctcggcacATCTCGGTGGCAAAGAAcgaagggaagcggatccaagtgcttGGAGGCATCGCCACGTACAGCATgggctcgcgagaggagtccgcggcgtggactctAGGAGCGACAGCGTGCGCCTCCATAGCTCATCGACCTCgcctgcggcgcgggcggcgttGCTCGCCATCCCTTTCTCCGGAGCCCCCGGTTTGGGCATACATGGGTAGCGGGAACCCAAGAGGCgaccgctcgcaccaaggcctcgtcatctccgGCCTCGCAATCTCGTCACGGCGGCATGGGACCGGCCGTTTCTTCAGCGGGAGCGGATCAGGTCCCTCTCGGggagccttccctttctcttcgGCCAAGAACCTGCGGATCGGTGCCATCGATGTCAAGGATGGAGATGGAGGAAGGGAGAAGAAGCATGCGGAGCAAGGAGAGATGGACAacgggggctctcgcccctccttaTTTATAGTCccaaggaggccaaccgtcgacctccacgatcgcaggtaatgatgactctttttgcatgtagcagggactcatcaaatcgggcagttgccgaggcagcgtgtggaagaggagacgcccacgtccaatcagtcgccacgcgtcaatcaaggctgcAGGCTacgggggcccgcggcgctccgtacttgccctttggcttcgctacgacaatcaaggccaggcgggtgccaggcgggcgcctgcCCGCGCAgtatcctcgtttcctctttggtgcaaaggagacaagtgcaggcgtggagtaccgaggcatcaagcaaaggtttccatatcagtgcaacaagactaagaccagcaggacaacaggacggaggtcaccgtggatcccaagacgacgtcatcaccagcacctttggcaggcgaagaccacctttagtcaggatagcttgtactagctgccccctttcaaaatggccgttgttggatcccttcccgctcaatatttgggaagaccagagcctctataaatagggctagccaccacagtagaaggcatctcatCGGGACACGTCTCATCCAGAGACAAAGGgaatccttcccaagcagaacaccacgccatcacaagaacacctctcctcgcgaggttgttctttccttatactgttcatcatcagcccaagatgcaatccaccacaccacacactggattagggtattacaccacaacggtggcctgaaccagtataaaccttgtgtctcttgtgttgtgagttcatcggtCTAGCTTAGGGACCACAGCGAGGCTGAGGGCGAGATTCAgtagggagagatctttgtgcgcaccccaaagttcgaaccttaagggttttgccggaacccgatatccgacttAAGTAGAATGCCATTTTCCTCGTCACAAACATGGCAAATGTCCCTTTTTTGATCATGCATCGTACCGATGCTCGCGTACTGCTCTAATAGTGGCAGCAACAGCCCTGCGAAAATGAGTTGATTGTACTCTGCTACATCCCAAGGGGGCGCTTCCggcctttgagaaaaccaaggaTCGGTGCCGTCTTCATGATTCATTTTTCCACTTTTTCTCCCACTGTGTTTtcaatcactgcatgaacaagaacgcatGAACATTCGAAAATGCATTCTTTTTGTTTGCACATACAAGAAAACACGACAATCTTATCACATTTCTTGCATAGACAACCAATACATCATGACAAGTAGGACATGCACATTCATTATCTTTTTTCTAAAATCTGGATGCCAACTATCATTTTGAACCGATGGCAACAGCCAAGATAATATGATGGCAAGTAACAACATAACATGATGGCAGCTAACGGCAAAGATAGGTGGCAATTAATTTTCTCCCTCCCTATGCACCACCCAAATTCCTCCTTTCTTCCCCTAGTTTTAGTGAATCCTACACATCCTTCTGGAGCAACTACTCGCAACAACCCAACCCAGAAGCTTAGTACGAATCTAGGATAGAATATGGCAGATCTGGCGTATGTTGGTGGGCAAAGGGGAATACACACAAATTCGTGATGTGTTTGCCATGACAGTGTGGATCTAGTCGCCATCTTCGTGGGCAATATGGAATTTCAATTTTCAGGACAGAAGAAGGACGAGAAATAGGAGGAGATCGGAGATCGACCTGTTAGCTCGTCGTCGCGGGGCGGGGTGGGGGGTGTGGGAGGCGCTAGACATGTGGTCTGATTGCCATGGCAACTAGAGAAGGAAGACAATGAAGATAGGGGATCGAGAGGTAGGAGACGACGGCGGCAGGTCGCACTGGGGTTCCAAGGCAGGCCGGGACGACGGGCGCGTTAGGTCGTGCGGGCAGTGCGGTCGATCGTCCGGACGTGTGGGCGATTGTGCCACACATCGAACGTGTGGGCTGTGGCTGCATGCGTCCGGACGCCGTCGTGCGGGCGGGTTTGTCTCCGTGCCGCACAAGGCGTGCGGCACAACCCCCTAGATGCCACACGTGTGTCAGTTATCGTCGTCAAAAAAATCAGCCGAACGGGATAAACATTTCTCTCTCTAAAAAAAAGCTGAACAGGATATAACAGAAATAAGCGCCGAGTACATCGCGCATGAGCCCGGCCCGCTACGCTTTTTTTTTCACCCTTCCTCTATTAAAACCTAAAACCACCGGCCGCCAACGCCACTTCCAATCACCGCcacccaccaccgccgcctcccaccCGCTCCTCCGCCTGAACCCTAGCCATGGCGTGGCGCGGCGCTGCGTCCCGCACCGTTCTTGCCGCGGTCCGCCGCCCGGCACCCTCCGCCGCGGTCGGCGGCCTCCGCGCCCCTCCTCCCTTCGCGGCCCCGCGCCGccggatcccttcccccttccccccctcCCACTCCACCTCCCCGCTCGGGGCCGCACGGTAAGTCAACCTCGTGCACAATTAGGCATTCACACTGCGCTGAGATGGCGATCTGATGTCCTCATGATGTTGTtctgtgcgcgcgcgcgtgtgtgtgtgcagGCCCCTGGCGGCCATGATGGGGTCGCCGCTGACGGCGGCGGTTGTGCTAGGGCGGATGACGGCGCACCCGTCGGCCAGCGCCCGGGCCTGCTGCGAGCTCTCCCAGGGTACCCTCCTTTTCCGCCGTACTTGTCAGGATCGCTAATCTAATCTAAGTTAGTGTCGTGATCTCATTTTCAAGATTTTAATCTATTTAGGTAGATGGTGAATTGTGTACTTTGTTCCTAGTGTCGACTTCTGCGTTAGTTTTTGTGATGAGTTGCCTAGCACTATGTTGAAGGTGGTCATTTATCTGGGTCATAGATCCGACTTGTTTTCTATCTGGAAATGGATGTTGCAGTGAGCCCAAGTTAATTGGTTCTGTAACTCTAGTAGGAATATAAAATGATCAATACCTGAAACAGCATGAACAAAAACTGGTGCATTTTCTGTATAATGGGCTAATGTTGCAATGGTGAAAATCGAAGCAATATAAGGGGGTTATATGCAATGCATGCTTTTTTTTCTACTTCTGTAAGTAATTGGCACCAAAATTGATTTTAAGGAGATTAAAATTGGGATTTGATAGGAAATGGGGATGATGGTTGATGTTGGAGGCTGGCCAGCATGACGGGGACTTTATCTCCTAGAATGATGTAGGTCCCCTCCTCTTCCCAGTTCTGTATTTCTTTTGCGACTAGTAATTTAACAAACTGCAAGATAGTAATTGCATTGAAAAAGTAAAAAAGCAAGAACAGTGTTGGCTTTGTAGAACCGTATTACACTATGTGTCTCAAATGTTCAAAATGTCTCTCTGTTTTAGCCTATTTATCTCTTCCCAGTTAGCCCTTTGTTGCTATACCCTTCTCTTCCTAATGCTAAAAGCACACATGCTTCACTGTTAGTTAgtttttacaaatttgaatagcTACATTGTGCACTTCAATATTGAAACTTCAATTGATGGAGGATATGTATGGTTGGGCTTTCTTAGGGAATGGAAAAGATGGGTGATGCGGGAGAGGCAAGGGTAGAGCATAGCTAAGGTGCTGATTTTGAACATGCACTCTTTTGGTGATATTGTTTTTTAATCATCATAATTTGAATGAAAGCTTGATGAGGTCTCATGGTATGGGTAGTCATACAATTAATGTGGTCTAGTTAATTCTCATAATCACATATTTTAGGAATTAAAATTTGACACATTGAACACATTACAGATCGTATAGTACTCCCAGTCTTTGCAAGAAATGAACTATGTAACACATTGAACACATTACAGATCATACAGTACTTCCAGTCTTTGCTAGAAATCAACTATGTAACCAAAGACCCTGTGTATGTGATGTGTGCTGATTACCCAGCTGGACCCTTTTTCTACTGGAAATGTCTAGAATTGAATTATGTAGGCTGAAATAATGTTAAATCTGTGAATTCCATAGCAGCAGGGCAGTAGCATACATTTTCCATATTAACTGCTCTTTGTAGGGTTTGGTACCTTTCTTACAAATTTTGCCGTTGAAATTTTCATTGCATTTAGCAAATTATTCAAGCTTGCTGACCATATAGTGTTATTATTTTTGCAGGTACTTGAATTTGCCATGTTGATTCACCATCCTTTTTAAAGAGGATACAAATCTTGGATTCGTCTTTTGGAAAGCTATTCTGGGGCCGTCCTTTTAATTCTTGAGTTATTAGAGGAATGTCTCCAACAAAATAGCTTCTCTCCAAATTACTAGCCTAGACTGAAAATAATCTTCCTGTCATATGACATGGTTTATGTCATGGATTTAGCTTCTACTTTTGTAGCGAAATATCCTTGTGTTGCCTGCTAAGAGGATTTGGTGGCACATTTTATATGATTTCTTAGATTGAAAGGTATCTCTGTTCCACGGGCAACAACTGTGGTCACACTGTCATTTTAGTTTCGAGTATAGCAATGATGCTTGACATGTGTGTCTGATTTCCAATCCTTTCTGTCTTCTGAAATGCTATGTATGTGATCTAATTTATGTCGAAATTGCTGGTTGATGGTGTCATGTATGGAGGTGGGCGCCATCCAACCTGAGGCCCAGGTTTTGCCGCAGCTAGGAGATACTACAATATCTCCTATAATCAAGTTATCATGTTATTTTCTTATAGCAAGTTAATCACACAAAGTAGGTAGGATTACTGCTGTAAAAAAAGTTGTTCGGACTAAGTTGTTAGCTACAGATTCGGTTCGTTAGTGGGTTGTTTCTCAAGTTTTAGCTGGCTATGAAGACCCAGTTTGTTAGTGGTTTGTGTCCCAATTGTTAACGCGAACATAAAGATTGAGTTTTGTTAGTGGTGTGTTCCCCAAGTGATTCCGTTTGTTGGTGAGTATTTCTCAAGTGCCAGCCGGCCACAAAATTCAGTTTGTTAGTGGCTTGTTTCCCAAGTGTTAGCCAGCCATAATGGTTAAGTTAGTGCTTTGTTAATTTCAGTTTGTCAGTGGCTTGTTTACCAAGTGTTAGCCAGTCATAATGGTTCAGTTAGTGCTTTGTTTCCAAGTATTAGCCGGCTATGAAGATTCAGCAGTGGTTTGTTTCTCATGTGCTAGGAGGCTATAATTCAGTTAATTAGTGTGGTGTATCCAAATAAAAGCCTGGTCGCGTTGATGAATAAGGCAAGGCACACAAGAGATCAGTCTGTTTGCTCATCCTCTGCTCACTCCTCGTCCTTGTTACCCTGGCCGGCGCCAGCCCAAGCCACGACCAACCCGTCCTCCAATATGGTGAACCGGAGGTCAGGGAACATACACATTGCTCATACCTGGTTACACTAGAACCATGCCACACTATGAAGTTAGCTTTAGGTTACAAAGTGGTGCTCTTGCATCATACA comes from Triticum aestivum cultivar Chinese Spring chromosome 5B, IWGSC CS RefSeq v2.1, whole genome shotgun sequence and encodes:
- the LOC123110541 gene encoding uncharacterized protein isoform X3, whose translation is MAWRGAASRTVLAAVRRPAPSAAVGGLRAPPPFAAPRRRIPSPFPPSHSTSPLGAARPLAAMMGSPLTAAVVLGRMTAHPSASARACCELSQGNGDDG
- the LOC123110541 gene encoding uncharacterized protein isoform X4; the protein is MAWRGAASRTVLAAVRRPAPSAAVGGLRAPPPFAAPRRRIPSPFPPSHSTSPLGAARPLAAMMGSPLTAAVVLGRMTAHPSASARACCELSQGT
- the LOC123110541 gene encoding uncharacterized protein isoform X2; protein product: MAWRGAASRTVLAAVRRPAPSAAVGGLRAPPPFAAPRRRIPSPFPPSHSTSPLGAARPLAAMMGSPLTAAVVLGRMTAHPSASARACCELSQGNGKDG
- the LOC123110541 gene encoding uncharacterized protein isoform X1, which gives rise to MAWRGAASRTVLAAVRRPAPSAAVGGLRAPPPFAAPRRRIPSPFPPSHSTSPLGAARPLAAMMGSPLTAAVVLGRMTAHPSASARACCELSQGTLLFRRTCQDR